GGCGCAGTTGACGGCCGGGTCGGCGTCCGCTAACTCGTCGAGGTACCCCTCGACGGTCGTCCACGGCCAGGGCTCGTCGATCGTCCCGTCGAGCGACTGAATCCGGCTCGCCCACTCCCCCGTGAGGGCCGCCGGAACCGGCGCGACGCTGACCCCGTCTTGTCCGAGCACCTCCGTCGTTACGCCCTGCGTCACCTTTTCGGCCGCGTCGGGCTTGTCGAAGAGGCGGAGCTCGGAGTGAGCGTGCATGTCTATGAACCCGGGAGCCAGGTACGCCCCGTCGAGGTCGACTTCGCGGTCGGCGCCGGCGGGCTCCGGAGCGATGCGACGGATTCGTCCGTCGGCGACGAGGACGTGGGCGGTGAACGCATCGCCGCCGCTCCCGTCGAGGACCCGGGCGTTGCGGAACTCTAGCGATCCCGTGCTAACAGACGGCATACCGATCGTATCGTGTAATGGAGATTTGATTCTTTTGGTCGTCTCACTCCCGCATATCCCGCGATCGATCAGTCGTCCCGACTGACGCCGGAATGTTAAAGACTGTCGATCCGGTGTGTGGTGCCATGGCAGACGTGACGATCGACGAGCAGCGGTTTCGACAGCGGTTCGACGAATTCAACGAGATCGGAGCGACCGACGCCGGCGGCGTCGACCGACCGACCCTCTCCGACGAAAACAAAGCGGCACGGGATACGCTGGTCGAGTGGTTTCGCGAGGCGGAACTCGACGTGCGCATCGACGAGATGGGCAATATTTTCGGCCGGCGCGAGGGACGCGACCCGGACGCGTCGACCGTCCTCTTCGGCTCGCACGTCGACAGCCAGTACAACGGCGGCCGATACGACGGCGTCGTCGGCGTCCTCGGCGCGCTCGAAGCGATCGAAGCGTTGACCGACGCCGGGATCGAGACGGACCGGCCGCTCGAGATCGTCGCGTGGAGCAACGAGGAGGGCGTTCGCTTTCAGCCGGACATGCTCGGGAGCGGCGTCTACACCGGCGTCTTCGATCTCGAGTACGCCTACCGGCGCGAGGACAAGGACGGGAAGCGATTCGGCGACGAACTCGAACGCATCGGATACAAGGGTGAGGATCCCTGTGAGCCGGGCGACCTCCACTGCTACTTCGAACTGCACGTCGAGCAGGGGCCGTTCCTCGAGCAAGCCGACCTGAGCGTCGGCGTCGTCGAAGGCGTCTTTGGGTTTTCGTGGATGAACGTCGCGTTCGAAGGCCAGGCGAACCACGCCGGTCCGACGCCGATGACCATGCGCCGCGACGCGTTCGTCGCCACGGCGGACGTGACGAAGGCCGTCCGCGAGATCACGGCCACCGAAGGAACGGATCTCGTCGGGACGGTCGGCAGCGTCGACGTCTGGCCGAATTCGATCAACGTTATTCCCGAACGCGTCGAGTTCACCATCGACTGCCGCTCCTACGACAACGCGGTCGTCGACGCAGCCGTCGAACGCGTTCAGGACGAAATCGCGTGGGCCGCCGAACGGGAGGGACTCGAGTACGAGTTCGAAGAGATCATGCGCGTCGACGCGGATCCGTTCGACGACGAATGCATCGAGACCGTAGCGGAAGCGGCCGACGAAGCCGGCTGCGAGTACACGCGGCTCGTTAGCGGTGCGGGTCACGACGCTAATTACCTCAACAAGATCGCACCCACGAGCATGATTTTCGTCCCGAGCGTCGACGGCATTAGCCATCGAGAGAGCGAGTATACCGAATGGGAGGACGTCGTCACTGGTGCGGAGGTCCTCCTTCGTGCCGTGCGAAAGCAAGCCACCGCCTGAGTCGCATCCTCGATCGGCGCGGCGAGTCCGTCGTCAACAGTAGCAATCATTTTAATTCCGACCGTGATTAGAGGACGTATGATACTATCCGGAACGGTAATCGCGGACTCCGACAACGTCATCGACGACGGAAGCGTCGTCGTCGAGGGGTCCCGAATCGAAGCGGTCGGGCGACGCGACGAGCTCGTCTCCGCGTATCCGAATCACGAGGAACGGACGTACGATATCCTCCTTCCCGGACTCGTCGGCGGTCACATCCATTCGGTTCAGAGCCTCGGCCGCGGGATCGCAGACGATTCGGAACTGCTCGACTGGCTCTTCGACTACATCCTTCCGATGGAAGCGTCGCTCTCGGCCGAGGAGATGGAAGTCGCGGCGAAGCTAGGATACCTGGAACTCATCGAGAGCGGAACGACGACGTGTATCGACCACCTGTCGGTGAACCACGCGGACCGCGCGTTCGAGGCCGCCGGCGAAATCGGGATCCGCGGCCTCCTCGGGAAAGTCTTGATGGACAGGCGGTCACCGAACGGGCTCGCCGAGGAGACTGACGACGCGCTCGCCGAAACGGAACGGCTCATTCGGAAGTACCACGGATCGTTCGACGACCGCATCCGGTACGCGGTGACGCCCCGCTTTGCCGTCTCGTGCTCCGAGGAGTGTCTCCGCGGCGCCCGAGAGCTCGCGGACGCGTACGACGGCGTTCGAATTCACACACACGCGAGCGAGAATCGCAGCGAGATCGAGACGGTCGAAGACGACACCGGGATGCGGAACATCCACTGGTTGGACGAAGTCGGACTGACCGGGGACGACGTCGTGCTCGCTCACTGCGTCTGGACCGACGAGAGCGAACGCGAGGTGCTGGCCGAGACGGGAACGCACGTGACCCACTGCCCCTCGTCGAACATGAAACTGGCGAGCGGTATCGCCCCCGTCGTGGACTACCTCGACCGGGGGATAAACGTCGCACTCGGGAGCGACGGCCCGCCGTGTAACAACACGCTCGATCCGTTCACGGAGATGCGCCAGGGGAGTCTCCTCCAAAAGGTCGATCGGCTCGACCCGGTCGCCGCACCGGCGAAGGTGCTGTTCGATATGGCGACGATCAACGGCGCGAACGCCGCCGGTTTCGACGACCTCGGCGCCCTCCGGGAGGGGTGGCGCGCGGATATCATCGGCATCGACACCGGGGTGACGCGCGCGACTCCGCTTCACGATCCGCTATCTCACCTCGTTTTCGGGGCTCACGGCGACGACGTCGTCTTCACGATGGTCGACGGTACCGTCCTGATGGACGACGGCGAAGTGACGACCGTCGATGCCGATGCTGTCCGCGAACGGGCCGCCGACGTCGGCCTCTCTCTCGAGGAGTACCGGCAGGAAGCGCGCAAGGTGAAGCCTAACCCGTAACGGCCGCCGACCGCCGACCAAGAATTAAGACGCTCTCCGTGCTATCCTCTCTCGTGCACGTCGACGTCAGCGGCACGGTCTGTCCGCTCCCGGTACGCATCGTTCGCCGCTGTCTCGAGGAACTCGAGACGGGCGAGGAGCTCGTCGTCACCGGCGATTATCCGCCGGCCGAGCGGAGCATCCGCCGCACGTGTCACAGACACGGCTACGCGGTCGCCGCTGCCGACGACGGAACGAGTGACGACGCGGAGACGTTTTCGCTCCGCATTCGAGTGACCGAGCAAGCAACGCTGTCCCCGGACGGATCGGTATCGAACCGGTAGCCGCTCGGCCGGTGACCGCCGCGACGTCGTTTCAGCCGACGCCGATCCTCCCGTCGTCCGATCCGTCGTCGCGTCATTCTTCTCGGCGCTCTCGACGTTCGATCGCGTCCCGGACGTCGGCCGGAGTGATCGGTAACTCGGTCAGCCGCACGCCGACCGCGTCGCGGATGGCGTTGCTCAGCGCCGGCGGAACGCCGTTCGTCGGTAACTCGCCGATGGACTTCGCGCCGAACGGGCCGGTCGGCTCGTGGGTCTCGACCAGGATCGTTTCCATCGGCGGGTGATCCGTCGTCCGAGGCATGCCGTACTGACGGAATCCCTTGGTCTGCGGCGTGCCGTCCTCGTCGAACGCCAGGCCGCCGCTCGTCGCGTATTCGAGACTCATGTGTTGCCCGCCCTCGACCTGTCCCTCCGCAAGGGCCGGATTGATCGCGACGCCGCAATCGGCGGCGTAGGCCAGCTTATTGATGTCGAACTCGCCGGTTTCCCCGTTCACGGTGACGTCCACGAACTGCGCGCCGAACGGCGGGGGACTCTCGTCCGTCGAATGGTGGCCGTCGCCCATGATCTGTTCGCGCTCGTCGTGGCCGTACGTCGCCTCGTACCCGAGCTCCTCGAGCCCGACGCTCGCTCCCGTCTCCTCGCTGTACACTTCGCCGTCGCCGGTTTCGAGGTTCGCTTCCGGTTCCTCGAGGAGTTTCGAGCCCCAGTAGAGGATGCGCTCTTTGGCGTCCTCGGCTGCCTTCTTGACGGCCGTCCCGCTGATGTACGTCGTCGAGGAGGCGTACGAGCCGTAGTCGAACGGCGTAATATCGGTGTCCGACGACGTGACGACGATTTCGTCCGGGCGACAGCCGAGTACTTCGGCCGCGATTTGGGTGAACATGGTGTCGTTGCCGGTCCCGGTGTCGACGCCGCCGACGTGGAGGTGAAACGAGCCGTCCTCGTTCATCTTGAGCTTAGCCGCGCCCAGTTCTCTGCCGGCGACGCCGCTGCCCTGCGCACACATCGCCATGCCGACGCCGCGATAGAGGTGAGCCGCGTCGGGTTGCTCGAGATCGTCCCAGCCGATCGCCTCCTTCCCGCGTTCGATGCACTCCTCGAGGCCGCACGAGCGAATCCGTCGAGCGAAGCGGTCGTCGTCCTTGAGAATGACTGACGCGGTGTCGAGATTGCCCTCCCGAATCGCGTGTCGACGCTTGAAGTCGACGGGATCGAATCCGAGGTCGCGGGCGACCTCGTCTACGTGCGCCTCGACGGCGAAGTGGCCTTGCGGGGCGCCGTACCCCCGCATCGCGGCACCCATCGGGAGGTTCGTGTGGACGACGTCGCCCTCGAACCGGAGGTTCGCCACGCGCGGGTACAGGGGGAGGGCCTTGGTTCCGACGTTCGAGGCGACGGTCATCCCGTGAGTGCCGTAGGCTCCGGAGTTCGAGCGCGCGTAGAGGTCCATCGCGACGAGATCGCCCTCGTCGGTTACCGCCGTCCTGATGCGCATTCGCATCGGATGGCGCGACCGGAGCGCGGAGAACTCCTCCTGCCTCGTCATCTCGAGCTTGACCGGCCGCTCGGCTTCGAGGTGGAGCGCGAACGTGATCGGCTCGATCGCCATCTCCTGTTTCGACCCGAACCCGGCGCCGACGCGCGGCTTCTCCACGCGAACGTCGCGGATCGGCACGTCGAAGACGTGCGACAGCTGGCGCCGCGTGTGATTCGGGACCTGCGTCGCCGTGATAAACGTGTAGCGCCCGTCCTCGTCGGTGTACGCGATCGTCGTGTGCGGTTCGGGGACGCAGTGCGATTGATACGGCGTCTCCAGTTCGGTTTCGTGAACGTGGACGTCGTCGCGCTCGAACGCGGCCTCGACGTCGCCGATCTCTCCATCGAAGCGTGACTCGACGTTTCGCTCGTACTCCGCCCCGCTCTGTGCGTTTTCGACTTCGTCGTCGTCGAAGAGCCGCGGCGCGTCCGGGTCCGTCGCCGCTTCGACGTCGAAGACGGGCTCGCGTTCGTCGTACTCGACGTCGATCGCTCGAGCGGCCCGGTCCGCGAGTTCGCCGGTCTCGGCCGCGACGGCCGCGATCGGATCCCCGACGAACCGGACGTGCCGTCTGAGGACCCGCATGTCCCACGGGCTCGGTTCCGGATAGGACTGCCCGGAACTCGAGTACAACGTGTCGGGGACGATGTCGTCCCAGGGCGTGACGACCGCGTAGACGCCGTCCATCGCTTCGGCCTCGCTCGTATCGATCCCCGTCACATAGCCGTGGGCGATCTCGCTGCGGACGACTTTACCGTGCGCGAGGTCGGGGAACCGGCGGGCATAATCGGCTGTGTATCGTGCGGCTCCCGTGACGATCTTCCGAGCGTCGTCCTTTTCGACGTCCTTCGAGAGGTTCACCCGCTCGTCTCCGCTCGTCCGGTCGTTCTCCGGTTCGTCACGGTCTCCCGGGTACTGCTCGGGGTCGGCGCTCCGTGCGGCGGCCGCTTCGACGTCGCGTTCCTCGGACTGCCGCGGCTCGTCCGGCGTACTCATCGGCGCCGATCACCCTTCGATGCGGCTTCCGTCGGGTTCGCTCCGCAGTCGCCTGCGTAGCCGCCGTCTGCGGTACCGCTTTGCGACCGCATGCGATCCGACGCCTCCAACACCGCTTCGACGATTTTCTTGTAGCCGGTGCACCGACAGAGATTGTCCGAGAGCGCCTCCCTCACTTCGGCCTCGTTCGGCGAGGGGTTCTCCTCGAGGAGCGCTTTCGATCGCATGATCATTCCGGGAATGCAAAACCCACATTGCAGCGCCGAGTTATCGACGAACGCCCGTTGGATCGGGTGCAGGTCGTCCTGCGTGCCGAGCCCCTCGATCGTCTCGACGGCCGCTCCGTCGGCCCTCGCGACCGGCGTCACGCACGCCATCGCCGGTTCGCCGTCGACCTGAACCGTACACATTCCGCACGCACCGGTGTCACAGCCTCGCTTCGCACCGGTGTACCCGTTTCGACGCAGCACGTCCAGGAGGAGGTCGGACTTCGATGCTTCGAACCGCCGCTCGGAACCGTTGATCGTACAGTCTATGTGCATGGCATTCACTCTCGAGAGGGTCGCTAACGCTAGTCTATCACATGGTGTCGCCTAAATAACTGTCGAGGTTTTTGCTCTGCACCGGTCCGTAAAAAATAGCTTGCTGACGGTTGGCAACCGGTTGTGGACGGTCCGAGAAAACGAAGCGGCGATGCCACACCGCATCCGCGAGGCCGGTTCAGCCGTCGTCTTCGAGGGCGGTTCTGATTTTCTCCGCGGTAATCGGCATGTCGGTGATTCGGACGCCGACCGCCTGGCGGATGGCGTTGCTCAGCGCCGGCGGGACCGTGTTGGTCGGCACCTCTGCGACGGACTTCGCGCCGAACGGACCGGTCGGCTCGTGCGTTTCGACCAGGATCGACTCGATCGTCGGCGTCTCCGCGGCCGTCGGCCAGTCGTACTCGTCGAAGCTCGTTACGTTCGCCTGGCCGTCGTCGTCGAACGTGATGCCCTCGCAGACGGCCATCTCGTAGCTCATGTGGTTCGCCCCTTCGGCCTGGCCTTCCGCCATTCCCGGGTTGATCGCGACCCCGCAGTCGACCGCGACGACGAGTTTGTTCACGTCGAATTCGCCGGTCGCCTCGTTTACGGTGACGTCCGCGAACTGTGCGGCGAACGGCGGTGGGCTCTCTTCCGTACAGTGGGTCCCCTTGCCGAGGATGTGCTCGCGCTCGTCGTGACCGTAGGCGGCTTCGTAGCCGATTTCCTCGAGTTCGACGCTCGCATCCGTCTCCTCGCTGTAAACCTCGCCGTCGCCGGTTTCGAGGTTCGCTGCCGGCTCCTCGAGGAGCTTCGAGCCCCAGTGGAGGATCCGCTCTTTGGCGTCCTCGGCGGCCTTCTTGACCGCCATGCCGCTGATGTACGTCGTCGAGGAGGCGTACGCCCCGTAGTCGAAGGGCGTAATGTCGGTGTCGGCGGATTTGACGACGATGTCCGTCTCGTCGCAGCCGAGCACCTCGGCCGCGATCTGCACGAACGCGGTGTCCGCCCCCGTCCCGATGTCGACGCCGCCGACGTGAAGGTGGAACGAGCCGTCCTCGTTCATCATGAGCTGTGCGGCGCCGAGTTCGTCTCCCGCGACGCCCGTTCCCTGTGCCGAGAGCGCCATGCCGATTCCGCGGTGGCGGTGCTCCGCGTCGGGCTGCTCGCGGTCGTCCCAGCCGATCGCTTCCTTCCCGCGTTCGATGCACTCGTCGAGCCCGCACGAACGGATGCGACGCTCCGCGCCTTCGCCGCCCATCATGCCGGCGATCTCGTCGAGATCGCCGACTTCCATGTAGTTCTGCTGTCGGAACTCGATGGGATCGAGCCCGAGGTCGCGGGCGACCTCGTCGAGGTGACCCTCGAGCGCGAGCGTCCCCTGGGGGGCGCCGTAGCCGCGCATCGCACCGGTTTGCGGCGTATTCGTGTGCACGATGTCGGCCTCGAACCTCGCGTTCGGCACCTTCGAGTACAGCGGCATCGGCTTGCTCCCCACGTTTCCCGCGACCGTCATTCCGTGGCTTCCGTACGCGCCCGTGTTCGAGAGGGCGTACAGATCGATCGCCTCGATGGACCCGTCGTCGGTGATCGCGGTTCGAGCCCGCACTTTCATCGGGTGGCGCGAACGCATCGCGTAGAACTCCTCCTCGCGCGTCGCCTCGTAGATCACGGGTCGATCGGCCGCAATCGACAGCGCGAGCGGAATCGGCTCGACGACCATCGCCTGTTTTCCGCCGAAGCCGCCGCCGACGCGGGGCTTCGAAACGCGTACGTCGCGGATGGGGATGTCGAACAGGTGCGCCAACTGGCGGCGCGTGTGGTTCGGCACTTGGGTGCTCGTGACGAGCACGTACCGATCGTCTTCGTCGGTGTACGCGAGCGAGGTGTGTTTCTCGATCTGGGCGTGGGACTGCCGGATCGTCTCCCACTCGGTCTCGTGGACGTGAACGTCGTCGCTGTCGAGGGCTGCATCGACGTCGCCGATTTCGCCTTCGATGTGGGACATCCGGTTGCGGTCGTAGTCGTGCCCGACGATTTCGTTCTCGACCTCGTCGTCCGCGAACAACTGTGGAGCGTCCTCGGAGTAGGCCTCCTCCGGATCGAGCACGTAGTCCGCTTCGTCGTACTCGACGTCGACGCGCTCCGCCGCGGCGCGGGCGGTGTCGGCGTCTTCCGCCGCGATTGCCGCGATCGGGTCGCCGACGTACCGGACGTGCTCGTTGAGCACGTTCATGTCCCACGGGCTCGGTTCGGGGTACGACTGGCCCGCGCTCGTGTACTTCGAGTCGGGGACGTCGTCGGACCACGGCGTCAGGACAGCGTAGACGCCGTCCATCGCTTCGGCCTCGCTCGCGTCGATCTCCGTCACGT
This is a stretch of genomic DNA from Natrinema salifodinae. It encodes these proteins:
- a CDS encoding xanthine dehydrogenase family protein molybdopterin-binding subunit, whose translation is MTDADDPQPDGGTASQPEQESRELEDHPLEWDEPENNNLAPDERASVSRPAEKDDDPKLVTGRAKYTADYEKRFPDLAHASVVRSEIPHGYVTEIDASEAEAMDGVYAVLTPWSDDVPDSKYTSAGQSYPEPSPWDMNVLNEHVRYVGDPIAAIAAEDADTARAAAERVDVEYDEADYVLDPEEAYSEDAPQLFADDEVENEIVGHDYDRNRMSHIEGEIGDVDAALDSDDVHVHETEWETIRQSHAQIEKHTSLAYTDEDDRYVLVTSTQVPNHTRRQLAHLFDIPIRDVRVSKPRVGGGFGGKQAMVVEPIPLALSIAADRPVIYEATREEEFYAMRSRHPMKVRARTAITDDGSIEAIDLYALSNTGAYGSHGMTVAGNVGSKPMPLYSKVPNARFEADIVHTNTPQTGAMRGYGAPQGTLALEGHLDEVARDLGLDPIEFRQQNYMEVGDLDEIAGMMGGEGAERRIRSCGLDECIERGKEAIGWDDREQPDAEHRHRGIGMALSAQGTGVAGDELGAAQLMMNEDGSFHLHVGGVDIGTGADTAFVQIAAEVLGCDETDIVVKSADTDITPFDYGAYASSTTYISGMAVKKAAEDAKERILHWGSKLLEEPAANLETGDGEVYSEETDASVELEEIGYEAAYGHDEREHILGKGTHCTEESPPPFAAQFADVTVNEATGEFDVNKLVVAVDCGVAINPGMAEGQAEGANHMSYEMAVCEGITFDDDGQANVTSFDEYDWPTAAETPTIESILVETHEPTGPFGAKSVAEVPTNTVPPALSNAIRQAVGVRITDMPITAEKIRTALEDDG
- a CDS encoding sulfurtransferase TusA family protein: MHVDVSGTVCPLPVRIVRRCLEELETGEELVVTGDYPPAERSIRRTCHRHGYAVAAADDGTSDDAETFSLRIRVTEQATLSPDGSVSNR
- a CDS encoding 5'-deoxyadenosine deaminase, translated to MILSGTVIADSDNVIDDGSVVVEGSRIEAVGRRDELVSAYPNHEERTYDILLPGLVGGHIHSVQSLGRGIADDSELLDWLFDYILPMEASLSAEEMEVAAKLGYLELIESGTTTCIDHLSVNHADRAFEAAGEIGIRGLLGKVLMDRRSPNGLAEETDDALAETERLIRKYHGSFDDRIRYAVTPRFAVSCSEECLRGARELADAYDGVRIHTHASENRSEIETVEDDTGMRNIHWLDEVGLTGDDVVLAHCVWTDESEREVLAETGTHVTHCPSSNMKLASGIAPVVDYLDRGINVALGSDGPPCNNTLDPFTEMRQGSLLQKVDRLDPVAAPAKVLFDMATINGANAAGFDDLGALREGWRADIIGIDTGVTRATPLHDPLSHLVFGAHGDDVVFTMVDGTVLMDDGEVTTVDADAVRERAADVGLSLEEYRQEARKVKPNP
- a CDS encoding xanthine dehydrogenase family protein molybdopterin-binding subunit — translated: MSTPDEPRQSEERDVEAAAARSADPEQYPGDRDEPENDRTSGDERVNLSKDVEKDDARKIVTGAARYTADYARRFPDLAHGKVVRSEIAHGYVTGIDTSEAEAMDGVYAVVTPWDDIVPDTLYSSSGQSYPEPSPWDMRVLRRHVRFVGDPIAAVAAETGELADRAARAIDVEYDEREPVFDVEAATDPDAPRLFDDDEVENAQSGAEYERNVESRFDGEIGDVEAAFERDDVHVHETELETPYQSHCVPEPHTTIAYTDEDGRYTFITATQVPNHTRRQLSHVFDVPIRDVRVEKPRVGAGFGSKQEMAIEPITFALHLEAERPVKLEMTRQEEFSALRSRHPMRMRIRTAVTDEGDLVAMDLYARSNSGAYGTHGMTVASNVGTKALPLYPRVANLRFEGDVVHTNLPMGAAMRGYGAPQGHFAVEAHVDEVARDLGFDPVDFKRRHAIREGNLDTASVILKDDDRFARRIRSCGLEECIERGKEAIGWDDLEQPDAAHLYRGVGMAMCAQGSGVAGRELGAAKLKMNEDGSFHLHVGGVDTGTGNDTMFTQIAAEVLGCRPDEIVVTSSDTDITPFDYGSYASSTTYISGTAVKKAAEDAKERILYWGSKLLEEPEANLETGDGEVYSEETGASVGLEELGYEATYGHDEREQIMGDGHHSTDESPPPFGAQFVDVTVNGETGEFDINKLAYAADCGVAINPALAEGQVEGGQHMSLEYATSGGLAFDEDGTPQTKGFRQYGMPRTTDHPPMETILVETHEPTGPFGAKSIGELPTNGVPPALSNAIRDAVGVRLTELPITPADVRDAIERRERREE
- a CDS encoding Zn-dependent hydrolase, translated to MADVTIDEQRFRQRFDEFNEIGATDAGGVDRPTLSDENKAARDTLVEWFREAELDVRIDEMGNIFGRREGRDPDASTVLFGSHVDSQYNGGRYDGVVGVLGALEAIEALTDAGIETDRPLEIVAWSNEEGVRFQPDMLGSGVYTGVFDLEYAYRREDKDGKRFGDELERIGYKGEDPCEPGDLHCYFELHVEQGPFLEQADLSVGVVEGVFGFSWMNVAFEGQANHAGPTPMTMRRDAFVATADVTKAVREITATEGTDLVGTVGSVDVWPNSINVIPERVEFTIDCRSYDNAVVDAAVERVQDEIAWAAEREGLEYEFEEIMRVDADPFDDECIETVAEAADEAGCEYTRLVSGAGHDANYLNKIAPTSMIFVPSVDGISHRESEYTEWEDVVTGAEVLLRAVRKQATA
- a CDS encoding (2Fe-2S)-binding protein — its product is MHIDCTINGSERRFEASKSDLLLDVLRRNGYTGAKRGCDTGACGMCTVQVDGEPAMACVTPVARADGAAVETIEGLGTQDDLHPIQRAFVDNSALQCGFCIPGMIMRSKALLEENPSPNEAEVREALSDNLCRCTGYKKIVEAVLEASDRMRSQSGTADGGYAGDCGANPTEAASKGDRRR